A section of the Pan paniscus chromosome 11, NHGRI_mPanPan1-v2.0_pri, whole genome shotgun sequence genome encodes:
- the DCTN3 gene encoding dynactin subunit 3 isoform X2, whose amino-acid sequence MAGLTDLQRLQARVEELERWVYGPGGARGSRKVADGLVKVQVALGNISSKRERVKILYKKIEDLIKYLDPEYIDRIAIPDASKLQFILAAVPEHAARLQRLAQIHIQQQDQCVEITEESKALLEEYNKTTMLLSKQFVQWDELLCQLEAATQVKPAEE is encoded by the exons ATGGCGGGTCTGACTGACTTGCAGCGGCTACAGGCCCGAGTGGAAGAGCTGGAGCGCTGGGTGTACGGGCCGGGCGGGGCGCGCGGCTCGCGGAAG GTGGCTGACGGCCTGGTCAAGGTGCAGGTGGCTTTGGGGAACATTTCcagcaagagggagagggtgaagattctctacaaaaaga TTGAAGATCTGATCAAGTACCTGGATCCTGAGTACATCGACCGCATTGCCATACCTGATGCCTCTAAGCTGCAATTCATCCTAGCAG CCGTTCCTGAGCATGCTGCCCGCCTGCAGCGCTTGGCCCAGATCCACATTCAGCAGCAG GACCAGTGTGTGGAGATCACTGAGGAGTCCAAGGCTCTCCTGGAGGAATACAACAAGACT ACAATGCTTCTCTCCAAGCAATTCGTGCAGTGGGATGAGCTACTTTGCCAGCTAGAGGCCGCCACGCAAGTGAAGCCAGCAGAGGAGTGA
- the DCTN3 gene encoding dynactin subunit 3 isoform X1 gives MAGLTDLQRLQARVEELERWVYGPGGARGSRKVADGLVKVQVALGNISSKRERVKILYKKIEDLIKYLDPEYIDRIAIPDASKLQFILAEEQFILSQVALLEQVNALVPMLDSAHIKAVPEHAARLQRLAQIHIQQQDQCVEITEESKALLEEYNKTTMLLSKQFVQWDELLCQLEAATQVKPAEE, from the exons ATGGCGGGTCTGACTGACTTGCAGCGGCTACAGGCCCGAGTGGAAGAGCTGGAGCGCTGGGTGTACGGGCCGGGCGGGGCGCGCGGCTCGCGGAAG GTGGCTGACGGCCTGGTCAAGGTGCAGGTGGCTTTGGGGAACATTTCcagcaagagggagagggtgaagattctctacaaaaaga TTGAAGATCTGATCAAGTACCTGGATCCTGAGTACATCGACCGCATTGCCATACCTGATGCCTCTAAGCTGCAATTCATCCTAGCAG aGGAGCAGTTTATCCTTTCCCAGGTTGCACTCCTGGAGCAGGTGAATGCCTTGGTGCCCATGCTGGACAGTGCTCACATCAAAG CCGTTCCTGAGCATGCTGCCCGCCTGCAGCGCTTGGCCCAGATCCACATTCAGCAGCAG GACCAGTGTGTGGAGATCACTGAGGAGTCCAAGGCTCTCCTGGAGGAATACAACAAGACT ACAATGCTTCTCTCCAAGCAATTCGTGCAGTGGGATGAGCTACTTTGCCAGCTAGAGGCCGCCACGCAAGTGAAGCCAGCAGAGGAGTGA
- the ARID3C gene encoding AT-rich interactive domain-containing protein 3C: MEALQKQQAARLAQGVGPLAPACPLLPPQPPLPDHRTLQAPEGALGNVGAEEEEDAEEDEEKREEAGAEEEAAEESRPGAQGPSSPSSQPPGLHPHEWTYEEQFKQLYELDADPKRKEFLDDLFSFMQKRGTPVNRVPIMAKQVLDLYALFRLVTAKGGLVEVINRKVWREVTRGLSLPTTITSAAFTLRTQYMKYLYPYECETRALSSPGELQAAIDSNRREGRRQAYTATPLFGLAGPPPRGAQDPALGPGPAPPATQSSPGPAQGSTSGLPAHACAQLSPSPIKKEESGIPNPRLALPVGLALGPTREKLAPEEPPEKRAVLMGPMDPPRPGMPPSFLPRGKVPLREERLDGPLNLAGSGISSINMALEINGVVYTGVLFARRQPVPASQGPTNPAPPPSTGPPSSILP, from the exons ATGGAGGCCCTGCAGAAGCAGCAGGCAGCTCGGCTGGCCCAGGGGGTGGGGCCATTGGCCCCTGCATGCCCGCTGCTGCCACCGCAGCCTCCCCTGCCTGACCACCGGACCCTACAGGCCCCTGAGGGGGCCTTGGGGAATGTTggggctgaggaagaggaagatgcTGAAGAAGATGAGGAGAAGCGGGAGGAAGCTGGGGCAGAGGAGGAGGCAGCTGAGGAGAGCCGTCCAGGGGCCCAGGGCCCCAGCTCGCCTTCTAGCCAGCCCCCTGGACTCCATCCCCACGAGTGGACCTACGAGGAACAATTCAAGCAG CTGTATGAGCTCGATGCAGACCCCAAGAGGAAGGAATTTCTGGATGACCTGTTTAGCTTCATGCAAAAGAGGG GGACGCCAGTGAACCGCGTGCCCATCATGGCGAAGCAGGTGCTCGACCTGTACGCTCTGTTTCGCCTGGTGACCGCCAAGGGCGGCCTGGTGGAAGTCATCAACCGCAAAGTGTGGCGGGAAGTCACGCGCGGCCTCAGCCtacccaccaccatcacctcgGCCGCCTTCACTCTACGCACCCA GTACATGAAGTACCTGTACCCGTACGAGTGCGAGACTCGAGCGCTCAGCTCCCCAGGGGAGCTCCAGGCCGCCATAGACAGCAATCGGCGCGAGGGCCGTCGCCAGGCTTACACCGCTACTCCGCTCTTCGGCTTGGCAGGGCCGCCCCCTCGGGGCGCTCAGGACCCAGCCTTGGGTCCCGGCCCCGCCCCTCCGGCGACCCAGTCcagccctggcccagcccagGGTTCCACCTCCGGCCTGCCAGCGCATGCATGCGCTCAGCTGAGTCCAAGCCCTATTAAGAAAG AGGAGAGTGGAATTCCAAACCCTCGCCTGGCACTGCCTGTGGGCCTGGCACTGGGACCTACACGGGAGAAATTGGCACCAGAGGAGCCCCCAGAGAAGAGAGCTGTGCTGATGGGGCCTATGGACCCACCTCGACCTGGCATGCCCCCCAGTTTCCTGCCCCGTGGCAAGGTTCCCCTGAGGG AAGAGCGGCTGGATGGGCCTCTTAATCTGGCAGGCAGTGGCATCAGCAGTATCAACATGGCCCTAGAGATCAACGGGGTGGTCTACACTG GTGTCCTCTTTGCCCGCCGCCAGCCTGTGCCAGCTTCCCAGGGTCCAACCAACCCTGCACCCCCACCCTCCACAGGGCCCCCTTCCAGCATCTTGCCCTGA